Below is a window of Planctomycetia bacterium DNA.
ACGGTGATGCGCGGGCTCGATACGTCGGGCAACGAAATCGAATTCTCCGACGACGGCAGCCCGTTGGGCGGCCCCCGCGCATCGGGCTTTTTCACTACCGCGAATGAAGACGGTTCGGTGCGACTGGAAGTCACTGGCTTTGCGGACTACGACTTCGACGGGATCGATGACATCTTTGAGACGCCGCATGAGGTGTCCGGTGAATATGCGATCGTATTGAAGTCCGGACCGTTCGGCGATGTCGACTACTATCGCTTCGTCGGACTTACCCCGGGAACGCCCTGGAGCGCCGAAACCCTGGCCGGGCCGTTTGGCTCGCCCCTCGACACGCTACTGACGCAGTACGATGGCGCGGAATTTCTGATGGCGCAAAACGACAATGTTGATCCCGCGAACGGCAACTACTTTTCATCCTTAGACGGCAGCGTTCCGGCTAGCGGCGAGGTGATCCTCGCCATTTCCGTCTCTGTGGATCCGACCAACGTTGGCGCACATCGGTACGCGGGCGACTACGGTTTGCGATTCCTCTATCAGCCCGTCCCGGAGCCAGGAGCGCTGGTTCTGGCGGCCGTGGCCATCGCCGCCATTTCAGTGCGTCGGCGGGTTATCTAGCTGCCGACGTCGCGCTGCCAATCGCCGGCCCGCAAAGTCACCCTAATTTGACTGATTAAATCAATCGTTAGGGTCGATACATGTTCGGACACTCTGCGGAGTCGGCGCGCGCCCCATCGCGCTGCCGGCAACTGGGAGGACTGGGCAACCTGACGACTTTCGCCGCGTGAATTAACTGATGCCGGAACTGGGCCTGCAAATCCGCTTCGCGCTACTGGCGATCCTGCTGGGATCTGCCGGCGTGGGTAGCGCGCAGCCGCCCGCCCGGCCGAATGCCCCGGTCAGCGCACCGGCAGGCAAGCCGCCCACCGATCCGAAGCAAGTTCTTCGACTTCCGCCGGTCCAGCCGGGCCGTCCCCAGCGGCGGCCGATCGTGTTGGGGCTCCCGCGGGCGGAAACCGACGCGGCCGGCGAACTGACCGATGTCCGCCCTGACGTGCATTATGGAGTCCCAGCGCCCAAGAGCGAGATCTCGGCGAACGGGCCCGGAATGACCGCCTCCTGGTCGGACGATCCGCAATACGGAAGGCCAGTGTTTCGCCGGCTTTGGGATTCGCCCGGCGCAACGCAAGTCAGCGCTCAAGGTGCGGCGCCGATGGCCCTGCCATTGCCCGAGCCGTTGCCACCCGGCAGCGTCGAATACGGTCCGCTGCCGCTGGGCGAAGGTGAAACCCTCGTTCCGGGTGAGCTGGGCTACGACGGCATTTACGGTCCGGAAGCGGACCCGTGGGCCGATCATCCGCCGTGCGGCGGCTGGCGCAAGTTTGGCTGCCCGCATTGCAGCCCGATCGAGCGTTGGTTCGGATCGGCCGACGACCCCAGCGACTCCGGCCTGGGTCAAGAGCGCGTGATGCTTGCTCCGATGGAGATTGACGTCTCGCAGCCGTTCAATAACCTGCGGACACGCGTCGATTGCGCTTACAACCTGGAACGCCCCGACCGCGCCGAGTATTTCTGGGCGCGGCCAAGTTCGTTGACCGGCTTGGGACCGAGCATTCCGGAGCGCTCGGTCGACTACCAGGACATCCGCTTCCAAATGGAATTCGGCGGACCGAAGTTCTCCGCCGCGACGGACATTCCGATTCGCATCCTCGACCCGGATTTGAATCCGAATACGGCCGGTTTCGGCGATATGAATCTGACCACCAAGCTCGTCTTGATCGACGGTAAACGCTGGCAGATCACGCAATACTTCCGCACCTATTTCAACACGGGCTTTTTCCCACGCGGTCTCGGTACCGGGCATATCTCGATCGAGCCCGGCTTCCTGGCTCGGATGAAGTGGAGCGATCGCACGTATTTCCACAGCGAAATCAAATTCTGGGTGCCGACGCCTGGGCATCTCGATCATGCGGGCGAAGTGTTGAAGTTCGGCGCCGGCGTGAGCCATGTCTGGTTCGAGACCGACTCGTTCGCCGCGATGCCGACCTTGGAGCTCATCGGCTGGTCGGTGCTGGACGGTTTGGAAACCTCGTATCCCGGCGGCGTACCGGTCGAAGTCGATCCGGAAGGCATCCTCAACATCCATCCCGGCATCCGCTTCGTCCGCGACGCGGACAGCGACCTGGGACTCTTCGAGCTGGGCATCGGCGGCGGCGCGGCCGTCACGACTAATCGCTGGTACGAAAGCCTCCTTCGCATCGAAGCGCGGTTCTCGTTCTGAGCGGCGGCGTAAGGCTAAGTCGGGCGAACACTAGGCCGTAGCGCCAGCGAGGGAGAGTTGACTCAGCGTACCGTTTGGGATGAAGCTCTCGGTTGCGCCTCGACTACCCAACTTAGAGTTTCATCTCAAGCGGGGCCCGACGTCTCCTCTCCCTCGCTGGCGCTACGGGCTAGTGTGACTCTTTTTCTCAAATTGCCTGACCGGACCTTTGCGGGTTGCCGGGAAGTGTGTTGCGCCTCGCGCCGATACTCCTCATAGCAAGGTTTTGAGTAATCAAAACCATGAATTCCTCAGCCGCGCGACGATCACTACTTCAGGATCGAACCGCGGCCCGGCGCAAGGATGCCCACGATGCGTGCCATATTCTGCTTGCATTGGATTTCCCAACGCGTCGTGTTGCTGAGTGCGCTCGCGGGTACGGTTGCGATGTGTAATGCGCAGACTTCGCAAGCTCAATGCGAAGATTGCGACGGCGACGAATGCGGGGATGAACCATCGTCGTATGGCCCATGCGCCTGCAAGCCGCGCGGGACGCTGTTTCAATGGAGCTACGGCACCAGCTTCGGCGGCGGACCTCCGGGTCCGGACGAAGGACTTGTCTCCGATCGGCCCGACTTCACCGAGGCCAGCACTACCGTCGGCCGGGGCGTGTTTCAGCTCGAGTCCGGTTATACGTACTTCCAGGATGAGGCGGACGGAACCGAAGTCCGCACGCATTCGTTTCCCGAAACGCTATTTCGCTACGGCGTGTTGGCGGATTGGCTCGAATTGCGGCTGGCCTGGAACTACGGCGTGGAGGATACGCTGACGCCCGGAACGCCGACGAGCAGCATCAACGGCGCCACCGATCTGTATCTCGGCATCAAGCTCGGCCTCACGCCGCAGGAGGGCATCTTGCCGGAGATGGCACTGATGCCGCAGTTGACCGTGCCCACAGGCGGGAGCGCGTTCACGAACGACGAGACGCTGCCGGGCTTGAGCTGGCTGTACGGCTGGGACGTGAACGACTTCCTCTCCACGGCGGGCAGCAGCCAGATCAATCGCCGCATCGACGACGGCAGCGGAGACGAATACCTCCAGTATGCGCAATCGTGGACCGTCGGCTATACACTCACGGAAAAACTCGGCGCGTACACGGAATGGTTCGCGTTGATTCCCTCCGGCGCGGAGACGCTCAAGGCCGAGCACTACGCCGACGGCGGTTTCAGCTACCAGTTCACGAACAATTTCCAGGTCGACATCCGCGCCGGCGTCGGCCTGAACGAGGAAGCCGAAGACTTCTTCACGGGGGCGGGGTTTGTGATTCGGGTGCCGTAGTTGGATGCCGGCAACTGCGGCTCGTGCAACGACAGGTCTGGCGAATGACAAGAACTGCCGCGCGTTGGATGCGAAATCCTTGACCTGGTTTTCGCCCTCCGATAGATTCGACGCCTGAGTTGTGGTCCAAAGCGGCCGGCCCTGTTTAGCACTTTCAAGTTGCGAGGCGACTGATGGGATTCACCGAGTTCTCCGGAAGCAAGTGGGAAAAGGAATGCGTCGATGCGATGGAAAAAGTGCTGAAAGAAAAGCAACTGAACATCGACATGTGGAAACGCCTCAAAGCCGAAACTGAAAGGCCTGGAGAAAAAGGATGTGGAGGCGTTGGTGGCGGCCAAGAAGAAGGAGGTCGACGCCATTAAAAAGGCCTGGGGATCCGTGAAAGAACCCGAAAAGGAATACGTCGCGCTGATCGACAAGGAACTCGCCGAGGAGATGAAGGCGATTAAGCAGATGCAGCAGGCGCTGGACAAGAAGAAGGAGACGCTGGAAGCGGAATTCAAGCAACAGGAAGACGCTTGCAAAATGGTCTACAAGGGAATGGGCGGCCTCCGCACCGTGTTTAGCACGTTGCACCGCACCGCCGACGAGGTGCTGAAGTTGCTGGAGAAGCATCTTGAGACGATGAACTAGGGAGCGATGTTAAGACGCTGCCGCGCAGCCCGTCGACCAGCGGTCGAGACGTCAGTTCTGTCGGAACGCGATCACTTGATGTGAACGCCCAGCCAACTCTCCGGCACGCCAACCTCGCCTTCGATCGTACGTATACGTTCTGTGTGGCGTATTCGATTAGATTGCCACCAACGTCCGCTTTCCCTCGCTGGCGCTACGGGCTAGTGTAGAAGCGTCGGCGCATGAATAAGCCTGCCGCGCCGATGGCCATGAGCATCAGCGACGACGGTTCAGGCACGGCACTGAACTCGAACGACCACGAGCCGCCATTAGCGAAGCCGTTCTGCGTGTTCGTGTCGGTCTGGGCCATCAAACGATACGTGCCGGCTTCGAGCGGCAGCGTCGTCGTGGTTTCGCCGAATCCGCCATTCGTGTAGACGTTTTCCCAATTTCCGGGACTGACCAGGCGTCCGAGGTCGACGCGGCTATCGGGCGTGGCGACAAAACGCAAGAAGAAGTCGGCGAGGGCGGAGTTCTCGAAGTCCAATTCCAAACGATTCGACGACGACAGATAGCTCACGCCGTCGCCGCCTACGGACGTGAATAACCCCACGCCGCCGGCGCCGCTGATTCCTTGAGCGGAAACGGGGTCCAGATGCTGGTCCAAGCTGTATTGGTACGTGGCGTCCCAACTCACGTCGCCCAGCGGCCCGCCATCGGTGAGGCTGCCGGCCGTGGTGATCTGCGTGTCATCGATGTTCGTGTAGGCCAAGGAATCCGTCGTCGTGGTGACACTTCCCACGTAGCCAAAATCAATCGTGGTCCACAGCAATGAGGACCTGCTGGTGATCTGCACGTCAGCCTGTACCGGCGACGCGATTGAAAGGAAGGCTGCCGAAAAGGCGACGAGGAGGAGTTTTTGCACGAGGTGATCCCTGGTGTGATTCTTCGGGTCGGCGGAGAATGAAACGTACCGACGGTCGACCCACCATATACGATCTACGCGCTAGCTATTTGCTAGCAGGCGCAAGCCGGATTTCCACACCTCGACCGCGAACGCCGGCTGACGAACGTCAACACTGCCGCACCGATTGTGAGTAGCGACCAAGCGGTTGGTTCCGGGACTTCGTGGAAGATGATTTGGCCTTGGTCGCGGATTCTATAGAACACTTCCAGTTCCGTTCCGTCGGCCAGCGTGCCGCGAATGTACTTTACGTTCGGATTGTCGTCATCTTCGGCGTAATGAAGCCCCGTACCGTAGATGCGGATGATACCACTGTCGGCCGCGACAATCGTGTCGATCAAAACCCCGCCGCGTACGGTCAATTCCGATTGGCCAAATACTTGGACAATATACGTGGAGCCGCCGTTCAGCAACGCACGACTGCTGCCTTCTGTGACGAGTCCACCTGGTAAAATGCCGGCGTGCATGACGAAGCTGGCGTCGTCAAACAATCGGACATGGCTGGGGCTACCGCCGGTCATGACGGTTCGAGAATTCCCATATCCAGCAACGAGTAGGACGTCAAAACGTCCTGAAACGATGTCCATCCGGCTGGAATCCAGCAGCCTGAAGCCTTCGAGCATTTCTCCGCCGCGGAGTTCGATTCTGGAACGATCTCTCGCCTCGCCCGAGAAACTAACGGTGTTGATGCGCCCGCCGCTGAGTACGAGCGTTGCGTCATCATTCAAGCGTAGGCCAATATCTTCATCCTCGCTGCTGAGCGACCCTCCGCGCATGTCGATAATGCTCGATCCGTATGCGTCAATCGCCAACGTCTCGCTCGTCACAAGAGCTCCATCCAAGACTGTCAGCCGTGTGGGCGGCGATGTCCCGTCGACCAGCGTCAACGACTCGTTAAAAAACGGATTGCTCGCATCCAACACGGTATCGACGTCAATCGTCGCGGCAATGGACTGTGCGGAAATGGAAGCGGCCAGGACGGCGGCGAGCAATCGGATGAGCTTGATTGTGGGCGTGAACATCCCAAAACTCCGGACTTAGGCCGTTGAGCGCGCGTCAACTGATGGCAGCGAATTCCATCCATACCGTCGATGGCGTGACGGCCGTGCATACGTAACCGTAGTAGTTGTCGGATGACGGCGACGAAGTAGCAGCACTGCCACTCCGATGGCCAAGAGCGCCCAGGTGGCTGGTTCCGGGACTTCGTGGAAGATGATTTGGCCTTGGTCGCGGATTCTATAGAACACTTCCAGTTCCGTTCCGTCGGCCAACGTACCGCGAATGTACTTTACATTCGGATTCAGGTCGTCTTCAGCGTAGTGAAGTCCCGTACCGTAGATGCGGATGATACCACTCTCGGCCGCGACGATCGTGTCGATCAAAACACCGCCGCGAACGGTTAATTCCGATTGGCCTTGCGCAATTGCGATGTAGGTGTATCCGCCGTTCAGCAGCGCGCGGCCGCGGCCGTTGATAATCAGCCCGAAGTCGAGGATGCCGTCGTGCATGACAAACGTGGCGTCGTCGACAAGTTCAATGTCCTCTGCTCGGCCACCATTCAATACGATCCGGGAGCCATGGAATGCCCGGCTATAGCCTGACTCGCCCCCGTCAATCCAGGCCCGACTGACGCCGTACGTATGCACGGCTCCCCATTCACCACCGGTAACCACAACGCGGCTCATATCGCGCGACTCGATCAATTCCGCAACTCCGTCAGTCATATAGAACAAGGACTGGTCATGCAGAAGAGCCGACCGTCTGTATCCGCCGATGCGTCCGCCCAGCACTTCAACAACGCTGTTTCCAAACGCGTCGATGCCAGTTTCCACTTCGCCACCGCCGGGCGACCAGCCAATGACTGCACCATCCAATACTGTCAATTTCGTTGGAGGCGAAGCGCCATCGACGACAACAATTGATTCGCCCGGGAACAGGTGTCCCGGACCAAGCACCGTATCAATGTCGATCGTTGCCGCAGCGGCGGTCGTCGGAAATAGCAACGCGAGGGCAATGAGTCGGCACAGGCGGTCGTAAATGAGCTTCGACATACTTCACACCTCGAGGCGGCTACGATTCGCGTTCCGGCCGGAACCACGTTGAACAGTCGCCGCATTGTAACCATATGGGACGACTGACGCACGGAAATGACCGCCGCGGACCGGCCAGGTTCCGCGAATTTGTGGGTCCTAGCGTACGCTATTTCAGCCCCCCCCGTGTCAGAAACCCCGGCCCGACGTGTGTATCTTGAAGGGAACGCCCAGTCCGCCCTTTGAGACGTGCGATGCATGACTTGCCGGATACTCGACTTAGCCTGCTGGCCCGGTTGCAGGATCGGGGGGATCGGCTGGCTTGGGATGAGTTTGTGCGGGTTTATGAGCCGGCCATGTATCGGCTCGCGCGGCAGCGGGGTTTGCAGGACGCCGATGCGCGGGATTTGACGCAGGACGTGCTGGGGGCGGTGTCCGGGGCGATTCATCGTTGGACGCCGGGCGAAACGCCGGGGGGCTTTCGGGCGTGGCTCTACACCATTGCCCGGAACCTGACCGTGAACGCGCTCACGCGTGGCGGGCGACATCGCGGGGCCGGTGATACCGCGGTGTTCGACATATTGCAGGCGACGCCGGACGACCGCGCGGAAGCGACGCAGTTTTCGATCGAGTACCGACGTCAGGCCTTCGCTCAGGCGGCCGAAGCGGTCCGCGATGAAGTGCGCACGTCGACGTGGCAGGCATTCTGGATGACCGCCGTCGAAGGAATGGAGATCGCCGCGGTCGCCGCGAAGTTGAACGTGAGCGTGGGAGTCGTTTACGCCGCCCGCAGTCGCGTGTTGGCGCGGCTGCGGGAAAAGGTCGAGCAACTCGAAGGAAATTAGCGGGGCGAATATGGCCATCGATCAAGCACATCTCGCACGCGGCACGATCGACCGTTTTCTCGCCGGCGAATTGCCTGGCGACGATGAAGCGACCGTGATCCGGCATCTCGATACCTGCCCGCGGTGTCAAGGCGAACTGGAGACCTCGGCCGGCGCGCCGGCCTGGTGGGACGAGGCGAAGGAGTTTCTCAGCCCCGCGCCGGAAGGAGGACATGGTGACGATGGAGACTTCGACCCGCACACGACCGGGCTCGATTTCCTCGCGCCAAGTGACGACCCGGCGATGCTGGGGCGGATCGGCGTGTATGAAGTCGTCGGCCTGATCGGTCGCGGCGGGACCGGCATTGTGATGAAGGCTTTCGAGCGCTCACTCAATCGCTACGTGGCGATCAAAGTGCTCGCTCCGCATCTGGCAACCAGCGGCGCGGCGCGGAAGCGGTTCGCCCGCGAGGCACAAGCCGCGGCGGCCGTGGTGCATGAACACATCGTGCCGATTCATGCAGTGGACGAACATCAGGGGCTGCCGTATCTGGTGATGCGCTACGTGCCGGGGCGTTCGCTGCAAGAGCGGCTTGCCCAGCGGGGCACGTTGGAACTGCCGGCGGTGTTGCGCATCGGCATGCAAACGGCGCTGGGGCTCGCCGCGGCGCACGCGCAGGGGTTGGTGCATCGCGACGTGAAGCCGGCAAACATCTTGCTGGAAAGTAACGTCGAGCGCGTGATGCTGACCGATTTCGGTTTGGCCCGCACCGTCGACGATGCCAGCCTGACATGTAGCGGGGTGATCGCCGGCACGCCGCAATATATGGCCCCCGAGCAAGCGCGGGGCGAGGCGATCGATCACCGCACCGACCTGTTTAGTTTGGGCAGCGTGTTGTACACGATGTGCGCCGGGCATTCGCCGTTTCGCGCGGAAACCACGATGGGCGTGCTGCACCGCATCTGCAAAGAAACGCCGCGCCCTTTGCGGGATTTGAATCCGCAAGTTCCGGAATGGCTCGACCGCATTGTGCGGCGCTTGCATGCCAAGGATCCCGCACGGCGATTTCAATCGGCGGAAGACGTCGCCGAAGTGCTGGGCAAGCGGCTGGCGCTCGTGCAAACGCCTGGGATGAGTTGGCGGGATCCCTGGTGGCAGGGGGTCGTCAACAGCGTACACGA
It encodes the following:
- a CDS encoding PEP-CTERM sorting domain-containing protein (PEP-CTERM proteins occur, often in large numbers, in the proteomes of bacteria that also encode an exosortase, a predicted intramembrane cysteine proteinase. The presence of a PEP-CTERM domain at a protein's C-terminus predicts cleavage within the sorting domain, followed by covalent anchoring to some some component of the (usually Gram-negative) cell surface. Many PEP-CTERM proteins exhibit an unusual sequence composition that includes large numbers of potential glycosylation sites. Expression of one such protein has been shown restore the ability of a bacterium to form floc, a type of biofilm.); translation: MFTPTIKLIRLLAAVLAASISAQSIAATIDVDTVLDASNPFFNESLTLVDGTSPPTRLTVLDGALVTSETLAIDAYGSSIIDMRGGSLSSEDEDIGLRLNDDATLVLSGGRINTVSFSGEARDRSRIELRGGEMLEGFRLLDSSRMDIVSGRFDVLLVAGYGNSRTVMTGGSPSHVRLFDDASFVMHAGILPGGLVTEGSSRALLNGGSTYIVQVFGQSELTVRGGVLIDTIVAADSGIIRIYGTGLHYAEDDDNPNVKYIRGTLADGTELEVFYRIRDQGQIIFHEVPEPTAWSLLTIGAAVLTFVSRRSRSRCGNPACAC
- a CDS encoding sigma-70 family RNA polymerase sigma factor, which codes for MHDLPDTRLSLLARLQDRGDRLAWDEFVRVYEPAMYRLARQRGLQDADARDLTQDVLGAVSGAIHRWTPGETPGGFRAWLYTIARNLTVNALTRGGRHRGAGDTAVFDILQATPDDRAEATQFSIEYRRQAFAQAAEAVRDEVRTSTWQAFWMTAVEGMEIAAVAAKLNVSVGVVYAARSRVLARLREKVEQLEGN
- a CDS encoding protein kinase, whose amino-acid sequence is MAIDQAHLARGTIDRFLAGELPGDDEATVIRHLDTCPRCQGELETSAGAPAWWDEAKEFLSPAPEGGHGDDGDFDPHTTGLDFLAPSDDPAMLGRIGVYEVVGLIGRGGTGIVMKAFERSLNRYVAIKVLAPHLATSGAARKRFAREAQAAAAVVHEHIVPIHAVDEHQGLPYLVMRYVPGRSLQERLAQRGTLELPAVLRIGMQTALGLAAAHAQGLVHRDVKPANILLESNVERVMLTDFGLARTVDDASLTCSGVIAGTPQYMAPEQARGEAIDHRTDLFSLGSVLYTMCAGHSPFRAETTMGVLHRICKETPRPLRDLNPQVPEWLDRIVRRLHAKDPARRFQSAEDVAEVLGKRLALVQTPGMSWRDPWWQGVVNSVHDWFRVAPWRRGVLSTATVLMLSLVAAQVTGVVSLRNIFKGATTANQTDNEPAAKPAPASAVDALAWEAIARETAELRDEVAAMEKSLVAPSAASPDAWQIEMEILQWQLPALEQELMESDESRP
- a CDS encoding PEP-CTERM sorting domain-containing protein, giving the protein MAQAHSTMLSRRLLPRWFASVVLVWHAPSLGRAQEHEPNNLFADAQVIQGNDNGASLVDAGLELLPFEPLKGIKFEFHDLLPGQVNHHEFNFWPPGFPVAAYIDNRIGGGEPDTVMRGLDTSGNEIEFSDDGSPLGGPRASGFFTTANEDGSVRLEVTGFADYDFDGIDDIFETPHEVSGEYAIVLKSGPFGDVDYYRFVGLTPGTPWSAETLAGPFGSPLDTLLTQYDGAEFLMAQNDNVDPANGNYFSSLDGSVPASGEVILAISVSVDPTNVGAHRYAGDYGLRFLYQPVPEPGALVLAAVAIAAISVRRRVI
- a CDS encoding PEP-CTERM sorting domain-containing protein, producing the protein MSKLIYDRLCRLIALALLFPTTAAAATIDIDTVLGPGHLFPGESIVVVDGASPPTKLTVLDGAVIGWSPGGGEVETGIDAFGNSVVEVLGGRIGGYRRSALLHDQSLFYMTDGVAELIESRDMSRVVVTGGEWGAVHTYGVSRAWIDGGESGYSRAFHGSRIVLNGGRAEDIELVDDATFVMHDGILDFGLIINGRGRALLNGGYTYIAIAQGQSELTVRGGVLIDTIVAAESGIIRIYGTGLHYAEDDLNPNVKYIRGTLADGTELEVFYRIRDQGQIIFHEVPEPATWALLAIGVAVLLLRRRHPTTTTVTYARPSRHRRYGWNSLPSVDARSTA
- a CDS encoding PEP-CTERM sorting domain-containing protein, with the protein product MQKLLLVAFSAAFLSIASPVQADVQITSRSSLLWTTIDFGYVGSVTTTTDSLAYTNIDDTQITTAGSLTDGGPLGDVSWDATYQYSLDQHLDPVSAQGISGAGGVGLFTSVGGDGVSYLSSSNRLELDFENSALADFFLRFVATPDSRVDLGRLVSPGNWENVYTNGGFGETTTTLPLEAGTYRLMAQTDTNTQNGFANGGSWSFEFSAVPEPSSLMLMAIGAAGLFMRRRFYTSP
- a CDS encoding transporter, translated to MRAIFCLHWISQRVVLLSALAGTVAMCNAQTSQAQCEDCDGDECGDEPSSYGPCACKPRGTLFQWSYGTSFGGGPPGPDEGLVSDRPDFTEASTTVGRGVFQLESGYTYFQDEADGTEVRTHSFPETLFRYGVLADWLELRLAWNYGVEDTLTPGTPTSSINGATDLYLGIKLGLTPQEGILPEMALMPQLTVPTGGSAFTNDETLPGLSWLYGWDVNDFLSTAGSSQINRRIDDGSGDEYLQYAQSWTVGYTLTEKLGAYTEWFALIPSGAETLKAEHYADGGFSYQFTNNFQVDIRAGVGLNEEAEDFFTGAGFVIRVP